From the Priestia aryabhattai genome, one window contains:
- a CDS encoding GntP family permease, which translates to MDLLIILLSLGLLMLVAYRGFSVILFAPLCALLAVILTEPSYALPFFSNVFMEKMVGFIKNYFPVFLLGAVFGKMVEMSGVAESIAKTIVKVVGAKRAILAIVLMGAILTYSGVSLFVVAFAVYPFAANLFREANIPKRLVPGTIALGAISFTMDALPGTPQIQNVIPTTFFKTDIYAAPTLGIIGSVIVFSLGLWYLESRSKKARKAGEGYYGFNNELAAAAELEKESVPSTTPDYEPSVARQILAFVPLVLVGVANKFFTVSIPKWYPDGFDFAKIGLEAFGKVDLTAVVGIWSVELALVIGIITTIAYDWKRVTTGFQAGLNASIGGALLAAMNTGAEYGFGGVISSLPGFATVRDGISHTFTNPLVNGAVTTNILAGITGSASGGMGIALSAMGDKYVEAINQYNIPPEVMHRVVAMASGGMDTLPHNGAVITLLAITGLTHKQSYRDIFAITVIKTLACFLIIGIYSLTGLV; encoded by the coding sequence ATGGATTTGCTGATTATTTTGCTGTCTCTGGGGCTTTTGATGCTGGTTGCTTACCGCGGATTTTCAGTTATTTTGTTTGCTCCGCTTTGTGCGCTGCTAGCCGTTATTTTAACGGAACCAAGCTATGCCCTCCCGTTTTTCTCAAACGTTTTTATGGAGAAAATGGTTGGGTTTATTAAGAACTACTTCCCTGTCTTTCTATTAGGAGCTGTCTTTGGGAAGATGGTTGAAATGTCTGGAGTCGCTGAGTCGATTGCAAAAACAATTGTTAAAGTAGTAGGTGCTAAACGTGCGATCTTGGCTATTGTTTTGATGGGGGCAATCTTAACCTACAGCGGAGTAAGTTTATTTGTTGTTGCGTTTGCAGTTTATCCGTTTGCGGCTAACTTATTCCGCGAAGCGAATATTCCAAAACGATTAGTACCGGGAACGATTGCATTAGGAGCCATTTCGTTTACCATGGATGCACTTCCAGGTACACCGCAAATTCAAAACGTTATTCCAACGACTTTTTTTAAAACAGACATCTATGCTGCTCCCACACTAGGGATTATCGGATCGGTTATTGTCTTTAGCTTAGGTCTTTGGTATTTAGAAAGCCGAAGTAAAAAAGCAAGAAAAGCTGGAGAAGGCTACTATGGATTTAATAATGAACTAGCGGCTGCTGCAGAACTAGAAAAAGAGTCTGTACCTTCTACGACACCCGACTATGAACCTAGCGTAGCAAGACAGATTCTTGCATTTGTTCCTCTTGTGCTTGTAGGGGTTGCGAACAAATTTTTTACTGTTTCTATTCCAAAATGGTATCCCGATGGTTTTGATTTTGCCAAAATTGGCCTTGAAGCTTTCGGAAAAGTAGATTTGACTGCAGTTGTCGGTATTTGGTCAGTGGAGTTGGCGCTTGTTATTGGAATTATTACAACGATTGCGTACGACTGGAAGAGAGTGACCACCGGTTTCCAAGCAGGTCTTAATGCAAGTATTGGCGGAGCGCTTCTCGCTGCGATGAACACGGGAGCTGAGTACGGCTTTGGAGGCGTTATTTCATCTCTTCCTGGCTTTGCAACCGTTCGTGATGGTATTTCACATACGTTTACAAATCCGCTTGTCAATGGAGCCGTCACCACAAACATTTTAGCGGGTATTACAGGCTCTGCTTCTGGAGGTATGGGAATTGCGCTTAGTGCAATGGGAGATAAGTATGTAGAAGCTATTAATCAGTACAACATTCCTCCCGAAGTTATGCACAGAGTTGTAGCGATGGCATCAGGCGGTATGGATACGCTTCCTCATAACGGAGCCGTTATTACCCTTCTTGCAATTACGGGGTTAACACACAAACAGTCCTACCGAGATATTTTTGCCATCACTGTTATAAAAACGCTTGCATGTTTCTTAATCATTGGAATCTACAGTTTAACTGGACTAGTATAA
- a CDS encoding IDEAL domain-containing protein, producing MTVKLFEENLKVGDWVKGKSRDGELIYGYIKTINPSKKAALINVVKSDDKKMVGTTIGMMDEKIEKLPLQKTAHEEQISSLIDLALLTKDEAWFIELTAELKRLQDKKQG from the coding sequence ATGACTGTGAAGCTATTTGAAGAGAATTTAAAAGTAGGCGACTGGGTCAAAGGAAAGTCTCGTGATGGGGAACTTATATATGGATATATTAAAACGATTAATCCGTCTAAAAAAGCAGCACTAATCAATGTTGTGAAAAGTGATGATAAAAAAATGGTGGGGACAACCATTGGCATGATGGATGAAAAAATAGAGAAGCTGCCCCTTCAAAAAACGGCGCACGAAGAGCAGATTTCTTCATTGATTGATCTCGCGCTGCTAACGAAAGACGAAGCTTGGTTTATCGAATTAACAGCTGAATTAAAAAGATTACAAGATAAAAAGCAAGGCTGA
- a CDS encoding DJ-1/PfpI family protein, translated as MSKRILILTGDAVEALEVFYPYYRCLEEDIQCTIASPVKKKLQTVVHDFLPEMETFTEKTGYKIDSHASVDEVDPADYDGLIIPGGRAPEYIRLNTKVREITAHFLKENKPLGVICHGQLVLTTVREYLQDREVTAYPACRPEVEAAGAVFIEQTLHVDRNLVTGQAWPDLPKFMKEFFKVLKKAEKVNA; from the coding sequence ATGAGTAAACGAATCTTAATTTTAACAGGAGATGCCGTGGAAGCTTTAGAAGTTTTCTATCCGTATTATCGCTGTTTAGAAGAAGATATTCAGTGTACCATTGCTTCCCCCGTGAAAAAGAAGCTCCAAACGGTTGTTCATGATTTCCTTCCAGAAATGGAAACATTCACAGAGAAAACAGGATATAAAATTGATTCTCACGCTTCTGTAGATGAAGTTGATCCCGCTGATTATGATGGACTTATTATTCCTGGAGGACGGGCGCCTGAATACATTCGACTGAACACAAAAGTTCGGGAAATTACCGCTCATTTTTTAAAAGAAAACAAACCTTTAGGCGTTATTTGTCATGGTCAGCTCGTGTTAACGACGGTTAGAGAGTACCTGCAAGATAGAGAAGTAACAGCGTATCCTGCTTGTCGTCCGGAAGTAGAAGCGGCGGGTGCTGTGTTTATTGAACAGACGCTTCACGTAGACAGAAACTTAGTAACAGGACAAGCTTGGCCAGATTTACCTAAATTTATGAAAGAATTTTTTAAAGTACTGAAAAAAGCTGAAAAAGTGAACGCATAA
- a CDS encoding CdaR family transcriptional regulator encodes MQLVSELSKKIIKEVQLVMKEHVIVTDPRGIIIASTEEKRVGFFHEGAWNVMQRKQKLYISKKEAADLKGVKPGINLPISYQGDIIGVIGITGTPEAVEPFADIIRRLTELIIREAYYIEAKEWENKGVEAFFREWIYSQQVDAEFIERGHILGVQVDSSYCCTLFQFDSSLSKNKQQQVQEMIRYWFESHKDEGGYIASWGYDRLLLLKEAVGEKERKGFKEELKKCQQYIQANNQVMITIGVGKPAEQFDLHASYEEAKKALKVASKRQTVVFYEELLMDMILEDVSEPVKKEFLSRVLSSIQKEKELLETLKCYLANDQSLKRTALDLHIHINTLHYRLKQMKELTDIDPKSVKGLTLFYLALSLLE; translated from the coding sequence GTGCAGCTAGTGTCTGAACTATCGAAAAAAATTATAAAAGAAGTGCAGCTTGTGATGAAAGAACATGTGATTGTAACGGATCCACGTGGAATTATTATTGCGTCAACAGAAGAAAAGCGGGTTGGTTTTTTTCATGAAGGCGCGTGGAACGTGATGCAAAGAAAGCAAAAACTATATATCTCCAAAAAAGAGGCAGCGGATTTAAAAGGAGTTAAGCCAGGCATTAACTTGCCTATCAGTTATCAAGGAGACATTATTGGCGTTATTGGCATTACAGGTACTCCAGAAGCTGTTGAGCCTTTTGCAGACATTATTCGAAGATTAACAGAGTTAATTATTCGCGAAGCATACTATATAGAAGCGAAGGAATGGGAAAATAAAGGAGTGGAAGCTTTTTTTCGCGAATGGATTTATAGCCAGCAAGTAGATGCAGAATTTATTGAACGAGGCCATATTTTAGGAGTACAAGTAGACAGTTCTTATTGCTGTACGCTGTTTCAATTTGACTCATCTCTTTCGAAAAATAAGCAGCAGCAAGTCCAAGAAATGATCCGCTACTGGTTTGAAAGTCATAAAGATGAAGGGGGTTATATCGCAAGTTGGGGATACGATCGCTTGCTTTTACTTAAAGAGGCTGTAGGTGAAAAGGAAAGAAAAGGATTTAAAGAAGAATTGAAAAAATGTCAGCAGTACATTCAAGCAAACAACCAAGTTATGATAACCATTGGCGTCGGAAAGCCAGCGGAGCAATTTGATTTGCATGCTTCATATGAAGAAGCGAAAAAAGCGCTTAAAGTGGCTTCGAAACGTCAAACCGTCGTTTTTTACGAGGAACTGCTGATGGACATGATTTTAGAAGACGTTTCTGAACCCGTAAAAAAGGAATTCTTGAGTCGAGTGCTTTCCTCCATTCAAAAAGAAAAAGAGCTTCTCGAAACGCTGAAGTGCTATTTGGCCAATGATCAATCATTAAAAAGAACGGCGCTTGATTTACATATTCATATCAACACGCTTCATTACCGCTTGAAGCAAATGAAAGAACTAACAGACATTGATCCAAAAAGCGTAAAGGGTCTCACGCTTTTTTACCTTGCGCTGTCTCTACTAGAGTAA
- the glcD gene encoding glycolate oxidase subunit GlcD, whose translation MLNERTKAKLVEVVGSANFQDSSEARLVYSYDATPNFQSLPDAVIMPEDKDQVKRILTICNEDHVPIVPRGSGTNLSAGTCPTQGGIVLTFNRMNKILEIDEDNLTVTVQPGVITLDLINAVEAKGLFYPPDPSSMKISTIGGNINECSGGLRGLKYGVTKDYVLGLEVVLANGDCIKTGGKLAKDVAGYDLTNLFVGSEGTLGVVTEAVLKLIPIPETKQTLLALFEDMDAAAKTVSAIIAHKIIPATLEFLDQPTCEVVEDFAQVGLPTDVNAVLLIEQDGPPEVVNRDIEMISRICREGNAVSVKVAASQAEAEALSTARRSALSALARMKPTTILEDATVPRSKISKMVKAINEIAVKYNVKICTFGHAGDGNLHPTCLTDARDEEELQRVEQAFEEIFHKAIELGGTITGEHGVGEMKAPYLALKMGGEGVAAMKAIKYALDPQGIMNPGKIFAKDTRKRVVVRS comes from the coding sequence ATGCTTAATGAACGAACAAAAGCAAAGCTCGTTGAAGTTGTAGGGTCAGCCAATTTTCAAGATAGCAGTGAAGCAAGACTCGTGTATTCTTATGACGCAACACCTAACTTTCAATCGCTTCCTGACGCGGTTATTATGCCCGAAGACAAAGATCAAGTGAAAAGGATTTTAACGATATGCAATGAAGATCATGTTCCTATTGTTCCAAGAGGTTCAGGTACAAATTTAAGCGCAGGAACGTGTCCAACACAAGGTGGAATTGTTCTTACATTTAACCGAATGAATAAAATTTTGGAAATTGATGAAGACAATTTAACCGTTACCGTTCAGCCAGGCGTTATCACGTTAGATTTAATTAACGCTGTGGAGGCAAAAGGTTTATTTTATCCTCCTGATCCAAGCTCTATGAAAATATCAACCATTGGAGGAAACATCAATGAATGCTCGGGAGGATTACGAGGCTTAAAATACGGCGTGACAAAAGATTACGTTCTTGGTCTTGAAGTAGTTCTTGCAAACGGAGACTGCATTAAGACGGGAGGCAAGCTGGCTAAAGATGTAGCTGGATACGATTTAACGAACTTGTTTGTCGGTTCTGAAGGAACGCTTGGTGTTGTGACAGAAGCGGTTTTAAAGCTCATTCCAATACCCGAAACAAAACAAACCCTGCTCGCACTGTTTGAAGACATGGATGCAGCTGCTAAGACAGTTTCAGCTATTATTGCGCATAAAATTATTCCAGCTACGCTCGAATTTTTAGATCAGCCGACGTGCGAAGTAGTAGAAGATTTTGCACAAGTTGGGCTCCCAACAGATGTAAACGCTGTCTTATTGATTGAACAAGATGGCCCACCAGAAGTAGTGAATCGCGATATTGAAATGATTTCACGCATCTGCAGAGAAGGAAACGCTGTATCCGTAAAAGTAGCGGCTTCACAAGCAGAAGCAGAAGCTTTAAGTACAGCCAGAAGATCAGCCCTTTCTGCTTTAGCGCGAATGAAGCCAACGACAATTTTAGAAGATGCAACTGTCCCTAGGTCTAAAATTAGTAAAATGGTAAAAGCGATTAACGAAATTGCCGTAAAATATAACGTTAAGATCTGTACGTTTGGTCATGCGGGAGATGGCAACCTGCATCCAACTTGTTTAACGGATGCACGTGACGAAGAAGAGCTTCAGCGCGTCGAACAAGCTTTTGAAGAAATTTTTCACAAAGCCATTGAGCTTGGAGGAACGATTACGGGTGAACACGGAGTCGGAGAAATGAAAGCACCGTATTTGGCGTTAAAAATGGGCGGAGAAGGAGTAGCTGCGATGAAAGCAATCAAGTATGCTTTGGACCCGCAAGGAATTATGAATCCAGGGAAAATTTTCGCTAAAGATACGAGAAAAAGAGTGGTGGTTCGTTCATGA
- a CDS encoding (Fe-S)-binding protein, which yields MTATKDIQQAFKERLDYDELMNCMRCGFCLPSCPTYGQTNQYEAASPRGRIALMKGVVDGLIEPDESVEKQLNLCLGCRACEPVCPSGVKYGHLLEEARDIIQQKKRHKWPVKALRHMVFEQLFPHKERLKNVHSLLAFYQRSGLQKAVQKTNILNVLPGNLAQMEKTLPPVPTKKEMKERPFLFEAEGTAERTVAFFTGCLMDTMFMETNNATIALLQKAGCKVVIPEVQTCCGALHAHGGEKDQAKKLAKQNIMAFESIQADDIVLNAGGCGALLVEYDHLLKDEPEWKERAEAFAAKVKDFSEILLQQQFVEKQKLSLPSQIITYQDSCHLRNVMKTSSAPRKLIQVINGSVFNEMENADHCCGSAGIYNLTEQEMSMQILDYKMEKVKETHAHTIVTANPGCLIQMKLGVVREGVEGSVRAVHLADLLLEAVESK from the coding sequence ATGACGGCAACAAAAGACATTCAGCAAGCGTTCAAAGAACGGTTAGATTATGACGAGTTAATGAATTGTATGAGATGCGGTTTTTGTTTGCCTAGCTGTCCTACGTATGGACAAACGAATCAATATGAAGCAGCGTCACCGCGCGGGAGAATTGCTTTAATGAAAGGAGTGGTAGACGGGCTCATTGAACCTGATGAATCCGTTGAAAAACAATTGAATCTTTGCCTTGGCTGCCGAGCATGTGAGCCTGTTTGTCCTTCGGGTGTGAAGTACGGACATTTATTAGAAGAAGCGCGTGATATTATCCAGCAGAAAAAAAGACATAAATGGCCGGTAAAAGCGCTCAGACATATGGTGTTTGAGCAGCTTTTTCCACATAAAGAACGATTAAAAAATGTACATTCTCTGCTTGCTTTCTATCAAAGAAGCGGCTTGCAAAAAGCGGTTCAAAAAACAAATATATTAAATGTCCTGCCCGGTAATCTAGCACAAATGGAAAAAACGCTTCCACCTGTGCCAACTAAAAAAGAAATGAAAGAACGGCCTTTTTTATTTGAAGCAGAAGGAACAGCAGAGCGGACGGTTGCTTTTTTTACAGGGTGTTTAATGGATACGATGTTTATGGAAACGAACAACGCAACGATTGCGCTTTTACAAAAAGCAGGGTGTAAGGTCGTAATACCAGAGGTGCAGACGTGCTGTGGGGCACTGCATGCGCACGGAGGAGAAAAGGATCAAGCAAAGAAGTTAGCGAAGCAAAATATTATGGCGTTTGAATCCATTCAAGCGGATGATATTGTTCTTAATGCAGGAGGCTGCGGTGCGCTGTTAGTGGAATACGATCATTTATTAAAAGATGAACCGGAATGGAAAGAAAGAGCAGAGGCTTTTGCTGCAAAAGTTAAAGATTTTTCAGAGATTTTATTGCAGCAGCAGTTTGTGGAAAAACAAAAGTTATCGCTTCCAAGTCAAATTATTACGTATCAAGACTCGTGTCATTTGAGAAACGTGATGAAAACGTCCAGCGCACCGAGAAAACTAATTCAAGTGATTAACGGATCGGTGTTTAACGAAATGGAAAATGCGGATCATTGCTGTGGCTCAGCTGGTATTTATAACTTAACGGAACAAGAGATGTCCATGCAAATTTTGGATTACAAAATGGAAAAAGTGAAAGAAACGCATGCACATACGATTGTAACGGCAAACCCGGGTTGTCTCATTCAAATGAAGCTAGGCGTAGTCAGAGAAGGAGTAGAAGGAAGTGTAAGAGCCGTTCATCTTGCAGATTTACTTCTTGAAGCAGTGGAAAGTAAATAA
- a CDS encoding LLM class flavin-dependent oxidoreductase — MSKELKDIPISVLDLSPVVEGGTVSDSLRNTLDLAQHAEKWGYNRYWLAEHHNMTGIASSATSVVIGHVAAGTSRIRVGSGGIMLPNHSPLVIAEHFGTLESLFPGRIDLGLGRAPGTDQLTAQALRRDRRSDGSDFPEQLAELQEYFKPASESQLRVKAVPGQGLNIPIWLLGSSGFSAQLSAQLGLPFSFASHFSPNNTMTALNMYRRYFKPSDVLEKPYAMLGVNVIAADTDREAERLATSMQQQFLNLIRNTPGKLKAPVDNMDELWTDFEKASLQQQLGSSIVGSPETIKVKLEQFIEETEADELMINAQIYDHKARLRSYEIVSQLFK; from the coding sequence ATGAGTAAAGAATTAAAAGATATTCCGATTTCCGTATTGGATCTTTCTCCTGTAGTTGAAGGAGGAACTGTATCTGACTCACTTAGAAATACATTAGACTTAGCTCAGCACGCTGAAAAATGGGGGTATAACCGCTACTGGCTAGCTGAACATCATAATATGACAGGCATTGCAAGCTCCGCTACATCTGTTGTAATTGGTCATGTAGCTGCAGGCACGTCACGCATTCGCGTAGGCTCTGGTGGTATTATGCTTCCTAACCATTCTCCGCTTGTTATTGCTGAGCACTTCGGAACGCTTGAATCACTATTTCCAGGGCGTATTGATTTAGGCTTAGGAAGAGCGCCTGGGACAGATCAACTGACAGCACAGGCGCTGCGACGTGACCGCAGAAGCGACGGCAGTGACTTCCCAGAACAGCTAGCTGAACTACAGGAATACTTTAAACCTGCTTCAGAAAGTCAGTTGCGCGTTAAAGCTGTTCCCGGTCAAGGGTTAAATATTCCGATTTGGCTGCTTGGCTCAAGCGGTTTTAGCGCACAGCTTTCGGCACAGCTAGGTTTGCCATTTTCATTTGCAAGTCACTTTTCACCTAATAATACAATGACAGCTCTTAACATGTATCGTCGTTATTTTAAGCCTTCTGACGTGTTAGAGAAACCATATGCGATGTTAGGTGTAAACGTAATTGCTGCTGATACAGATAGAGAGGCTGAACGCTTGGCTACTTCTATGCAGCAGCAGTTTCTAAATTTAATTCGAAACACACCGGGTAAACTAAAAGCTCCTGTGGATAATATGGATGAACTATGGACTGACTTTGAAAAAGCTTCTCTTCAACAGCAACTGGGCTCTTCCATTGTCGGAAGCCCTGAGACGATTAAAGTCAAGCTTGAACAGTTTATTGAAGAAACAGAAGCAGATGAACTTATGATTAACGCTCAAATTTACGATCATAAAGCTCGCCTTCGTTCGTACGAAATTGTTTCTCAGCTGTTCAAATAA
- a CDS encoding DUF1796 family putative cysteine peptidase — protein sequence MVTLSELKSKRYDMIYSLGYNCFPGIYMKKYSLRKQAGVIDWCISISLSHVNLLLKNRCKDLFLYEHLTYISSFGDGSTLRLRDKVYQIDSAHDFPSSINTEDNWLSYNEVKKKYERRTERFLTSMETSSCILFIRMGGTYEEAKELEHILKGMVKNDFYILLLTNSEKELLSEANWDLPYTCVLYAPIFSMDVLGDDKVWEELLSGLVIK from the coding sequence ATGGTTACTTTAAGTGAACTAAAAAGCAAACGGTACGATATGATATACAGTTTAGGCTATAACTGTTTTCCAGGGATATACATGAAAAAATATTCTTTGCGAAAACAAGCCGGCGTGATTGATTGGTGTATTAGTATTTCTCTTTCTCATGTAAATCTGCTGTTGAAAAACCGCTGTAAAGATTTATTTTTATATGAACACTTAACCTATATAAGTTCTTTCGGAGATGGTTCCACGCTTAGACTGCGTGATAAGGTGTATCAAATTGATTCTGCTCATGATTTTCCGTCGTCTATTAATACAGAAGATAACTGGCTTTCGTATAATGAAGTCAAAAAAAAGTATGAGCGGAGAACGGAGCGGTTTTTAACGTCGATGGAGACCAGTTCTTGTATATTGTTTATTCGTATGGGTGGAACGTATGAAGAAGCGAAAGAATTAGAGCATATCTTAAAGGGAATGGTCAAAAACGATTTCTATATACTTCTGCTTACGAACAGTGAAAAAGAACTTTTGTCCGAAGCTAATTGGGACTTGCCGTATACGTGTGTCTTATATGCACCTATTTTTTCAATGGACGTACTGGGCGATGATAAAGTATGGGAAGAGCTCTTAAGCGGGCTTGTTATAAAATAA
- a CDS encoding YkvA family protein, which translates to MEEKQEIVPVRTEETAKYYSEEKFWDKLKKFGKKAGANVVYAVLLLYYTLQKPDIPPKAKAIIIGALGYFILPLDLIPDFAAGIGFTDDLGALGLALIQVAMYIDESVKLKAKEKIKTWFSEEHNFSIIDAKIK; encoded by the coding sequence ATGGAAGAGAAACAAGAAATTGTACCCGTTCGTACAGAGGAAACAGCCAAATATTATTCGGAAGAAAAATTTTGGGACAAGCTTAAAAAGTTTGGTAAAAAAGCGGGAGCAAACGTTGTTTATGCCGTATTGCTTTTATACTACACGCTGCAAAAGCCAGATATTCCGCCAAAAGCAAAAGCAATTATTATAGGAGCATTAGGGTACTTTATTCTTCCTTTAGATTTAATTCCGGACTTTGCAGCAGGAATTGGGTTTACAGATGATTTAGGAGCTCTGGGGCTTGCTTTGATTCAAGTTGCCATGTACATTGATGAAAGTGTTAAACTAAAAGCAAAAGAAAAAATTAAAACGTGGTTTTCAGAGGAACACAATTTTTCTATTATTGATGCTAAAATAAAGTAA